The Bombyx mori chromosome 28, ASM3026992v2 genomic interval ttactgcttcacggcagaaataggcggggtggcggtacctacccgtgcggactcacaagaggtcctaccaccagtaattacgcaaattataattttgcgggtttgatttttattacacgatgttattccttcaccgtggaagtcaatcgtgagcatttgccTAACTACCTACCGCTGGTAAAGGTCTATTCCAGGTAGGTACGCGCggacgggctcaacctgagagaatttgcttacACTAGTCCTaccagttcttcgcagaatctaccaccggataggaattgcgatccactgagaatatccggcaaGAAGCTCGGTGGGTTGCGTCTATGGGAAAGTTGAATTAGGAAACACTTATTtacgtataaataaatagatggaACAACAAATTTAAAGCTTAAACTGAATCTTAATAACACACAAAACAAATACctagttttaatttgtgtaataaTTGTCACCTTTATTTTCCAAGTCTTCAGTGGTTGTCACAAAAACTGTAACGCCGGTCACTAAATGAGGTTGAACTTTTAAGGTCCAAATTTTATAGTTCGAATCACGTATACGTGTCACGATATCATCTAATGTACCACAACAAATTGTATAGAATTGGTATGAACGATGTTACATCAAATGTAAAACCGGTTCACCGCAGAAATAACCAGGTTTTTAGTCATCATGAAGGCTCAAAATGTGCTTTAACGCTGGTAAATAAAGTCCCCGAAATCTAAAACGCCAGTCACCATCTACGCAtcaacactaggagcaggggGCATAGGGTCCCTGGTAGCCTGGTCATGAAATCTAACCcagacatcagcccgctgagttcacgccggatcttttcagcgggtcgcaattccgatccagtagtggATGCATTCGCAAAGGAGCTGCCTTgccttgaattgttaggtctccttcgggaTCGCGCAGCATTAGCAAATTTAGGCTGAAGTCGTGCTCGTCCACATGCCCTGGCAAATCTGAGAAGACcatcgggccaccagtaatctttccaTCCGAAAAAAGCCAGTTTATGTTTGCTGCACGAAAATTTAGATGCCACCATTTTGCTAATAGCGATCCCCTATCGGAAGATTTCTGGGACACAACTCACTACTTCGTCGGTAACTTGAATGAACTTGACTGATTAGTATCATATTTTATTGACTTCGAAACAATACCACGACGCTCATTGAAGACAACATTTCTGTGGGcttgaatattaattttaagaaagACTTAGAGCTATAGCTTGCACTTACTCTATCAAACCTTGATGTCTTTTCACTAAATTCGTGTACGTCTCCCTAAAATCTTCATCATCTCTTAAACCATCGCTTTCTCTTCTCGAAGAGGTTAATCTCTCAAAATCGTATTGTAAAAGGCGAAAGTGTATGCGGATGTACGTGCAACACGTGAAGAAGAGGCAGTCTGCGGCTCCGATGAACAAGAGAACTATGCATTCTGAAAGAAATGAGAATAGAGATCactgataaaaataattttattgatactTTTAGTTTtgccttattttattttatttataccgacCTGTTATAATCAGCACGAAACATTACAAGTAACACATGTGCTAATGctaaactaaattataatactttttttttcttaccaattcGCTAGTGACCTAGCGGGCTATTCCTGGTACACCCAGACGGGTGGGTagtctcaacctgagagaatttgctaacactagccccagcaagagcagtgcttcgcagaacctaccgccagatcggaatcgcgacccactaagaagatccggcgattaACTCAGCGGGCTGCGATTATGGATACTAACACTATAGTTGGTGCTGAGTGTAtgcagtggtttttttttatttcccgtgtaggcagacgagcatgatggtgagtggttaccgtcgccgatggacttcagtaatgccagaggcagagtcaagccgctgcctaccgtgataCCAACGTTtcgtttattttcaaaattataacaTTGTTACAACAAGTTCATCAAATACGGTTAAGGTTGCCGACGTCCCGTCTAAAACTGCCGGCAGTAGCAGTAAAAATGCCCATAGATACTAGCTGaatagaatatttattttgacaaaATGCCCTCAGCAAGAAATATTAGGTGTCAATGCATACTCCAGTTCGTGCTTATGACAGGTATATCAGCTATCGCCCGAGTTGTTGACATTACCAATACATTTATTATATAGTACAGGGTATTCCATGCCTTTTAAAAGCGAATGCCATGATCGACTTGCACTTAAATAAGAAGGTATTTAAGCTTATCTATCTTGTATTGGTGAGGAGGAAcctaataaatagtttttttttattgcttagatgggtggacgagctcacagcccacctggtgttaagtggtcactggagcccatagacatctagaacgtaaatgcgccacccaccttgagatataagttctaaggtctcagtatagttacaacggctaccccacccttcaaaccgaaacgcattactgcttcacggcagaaataggcggggggtggtaccgacccgcgcggactcacaagaggtcctactaccagtagacCACTACCACCACTAGTAGTATTTTCCAGGATTCCCCAATGAAACTAACTATTTGGTCTAATTCCATAAGAAAGttagaaaaatatatgaaaGCGCTCTATAATTTAAGAGAAATAGATTTAACAAAAATAGCTAGTTCTCATTTACCTGCCCAAATCTGTAGGATATACGCCATGACCCAATACTCAAATTTATATGGcacgaaaacaaaaatatccAAATAAGGTAGCAACCTAACAAACTTATTCGTCGTCCAATATTTGATGGCAATAATGATCAATGGAGTCATATCGAAGACAAGAATCATTGAGCAGTTCAATACGTACAAAACATTAATGACCATATTTAGTAACTGTTTCTCTGTTGCCACGATTTCGGTCCTTTGCACGCTCTTCGTTCTTTCAAAATCGGTACGTTCCAGCTCTATGAGGTTCTCCAGTAGGCTCTTGACTGCGTTTTCGTTGATATAATGGAAGAATGACTTAGAAACTGCTAAAACGGTCATTGCCACACACGGAGCTATGCAGGTCATTTCAATAAAGTTTTGACCGTTTGAAATTCCAATGCAAATGAATGTTACAGCGGCCAACGTCCACGCGTGGTTGAGAATGTACACCCATCTATGATTTAAAAACTCGTAAGTGTTAGTAACAGTGTTTTCTAGATTCATTCCCGAGTATTTGAACAAAACTTTGATTTTGTTTAGGGATGTCTCGAAGTGGCTATGCTCATCCATTGCGTTTTGGTCGAACGTAAAATGACTAACGCTTGCTGTGTGATGTGTATGTGTGTGATTGGTTTAAATGACGCGTGCAATGAATGGCAAACGCTTTATGAATAACAATGTAAGCTAAATTCAAACATAATTATGTGGCTACTAATGTTTAGAGCGGCCAATATTTTcttgatattaaaaatttaatatgacacAACAGAAAAAGCGATTTTGGGCCAGACGTGTTTCTTGTGCTAGAGTTAACAGGTTTGAAGTagtcttttttattaataaactagcttttgcccacgacttcgtccgcgtggcaTAGTTCAcgaataatgctttattttggaacaaatttggttagcataaaaaacattatagtgagccaaccttaacatatagacatatgctgtcgcagacttttttttagatcttttaaagaggaacaattctgtcatacattattttagcgaaactttaatcgtttctgcaacgcacgcagcggaagctctcaaaagggaaaaaaaacgattttgaaacactttttatTGGTGCtgcgcttgtattggtcttagcgtgatattatatagccttcctcaataaatgggctatctaacgctgaaataatttttcaaatcggaccagtatttcctgagattagcgcgttcaaacaaacaaactcttcagctttataatattagtatagattattgcCAGACTTCCGCTTTCCTACGTGTTGGGGACGGTAGGCGGGGCATGTTAGAGCTGGAGCGATTAAATTTACTTATTGCTAAAAGAACCGACGACAGAACTCTACTATCCGTGGCACGCTCAGAATAGGTTACTAGGCAACTAGAAAATAGCGTGGGCTGAGGAGTGCGATCAACCATTAACCGGTTGATCGCACTCCGGCATGCCTTAGCGCTgaagaaacaccgtggaggggaagtTCATTCCGAAGCCAAACGGTGAGTAGTAAATAAGATTTATAGAAACGCAATAGTTGGACGGGCGCAGTGGTTTTATGGATGGATGAACTCTTCTTGACCTGTTTCTTTTGGATGGTAAGCTTGTTTGATGAGACATTCTGAATAATAGATTATCTATATTACTTGTCAAGCCATGGGTTATATTACATCGAGAAGAGCTAATACcattaatgtttcttttttattgcttagatgggtggacgagctcacagcccgcctggtgttaagtggttactggagcccatagacatctacaacgtaaatgcgccacccaccttgagataaagttctaagttctcaagtattgttacaacggctgccccgccctccgaacggaaacgcattactgcttaactgcagaaataggcggggtggtggtacctacccgtgcggactcacaagaggtcctaccaccagtaaaaatttatgtattaatttatatatatttattaattaacgtgCTCATGTTTGCAGAAGTCTTATCGGGCGGTGAGAATTGAGGTTACAGCCAAGAAATACCGAAGCGCGCTTTTTCCTTGCCGCTTCCAAACATTGTTAGGGCTGTACTCGGTAAACTTACCGTTCCAGCAATCGCTATTATAGTAATTACGGTTTCTTCGTCAAATAAATAACTCGGTATTCAataatcataacaaaaacacaCACCTCGTGCCCGT includes:
- the Or-11 gene encoding olfactory receptor 11 encodes the protein MDEHSHFETSLNKIKVLFKYSGMNLENTVTNTYEFLNHRWVYILNHAWTLAAVTFICIGISNGQNFIEMTCIAPCVAMTVLAVSKSFFHYINENAVKSLLENLIELERTDFERTKSVQRTEIVATEKQLLNMVINVLYVLNCSMILVFDMTPLIIIAIKYWTTNKFVRLLPYLDIFVFVPYKFEYWVMAYILQIWAECIVLLFIGAADCLFFTCCTYIRIHFRLLQYDFERLTSSRRESDGLRDDEDFRETYTNLVKRHQGLIESSSILEMIYSKSTLSNFVLSSLVICLSAFNVTVVNDVTIVMTYLIFLAMSLMQVYFLCFFDMLMSASEEVGNAVYNCSWYTEKASTGKDLLFTITRAQKPCELTAAHFAYVNLKAFMRVSFTSASITTLPTI